Proteins from one Gasterosteus aculeatus chromosome 11, fGasAcu3.hap1.1, whole genome shotgun sequence genomic window:
- the brd4 gene encoding bromodomain-containing protein 4 isoform X4 → MGDGLDAAQMSGGGSSGSGSSQGQAQQMGNPPPPEYINPTRPKRQTNQLQYLLKVVLKALWKHQFAWPFHIPVDAIKLNLPDYYTIIKTPMDMGTIKKRLENSYYWNAQECLQDFNTMFTNCYIYNKPGDDIVLMAEALEKVFLQRIQEMPLEETEIVVMMGKGRGRGRREAGLNLKPGAIIDSLPTTPQTRGLSNLPAAPLTRGPVPGPPSLPPQPLMQILPSHVPPMLPSHAPQLGLPYSLSQLDCAPQGPIMTSVPPPAQTSLPPASIQSTVPMLQNPITMTKQRKSQKRKADTTTPTANDQLSESSPAESKSGKTLPRRETNRPTKLIKKDVPDSQHHIGMVMGLGGPSGGLSPKPQDQLGYCASLVRDMLSKKHAAYAWPFYKPVDVDALGLHDYHDIIKYPMDLSTIKVKLENMQYREPQEFAADVRLMFSNCYKYNPPDHEVVGMARKLQDVFEMRFAKMPDEPESKPIVSVPAPTLHHPAPVKPQPPLAHIASSTDSSSDSSSESESSTDDSEEERAQRLAELQDQLKAVHEQLAALSQPQASKPKRKEKEKKEKKKEKHKKKGGISGLLDEIQDATPVPQLSKKTKTSNNNNKEVVPKKKLSKKEVMKSNHPSSLLPVPGLEDDLGTAGSSATGEKCKPMTYEEKRQLSLDINKLPGDKLGRVVHIIQSREPSLKNSNPDEIEIDFETLKPSTLRELERYVSSCLRKKKKVQVEKPVESMATSKKTGSSSESSASSTDSEAEGTGIIKHQKKKGQSVKEGKKTHPHLHIQSGPAHLGIHSQIAGLQSSIQMKQQPQPPPGTPGFINPPVAALESSQILETSFDSLPPFGQPLMHLSHQAGNSSPAPPHLNAHSAGPVSPETHPFLNQHPVLTSPALHISMPQQPSRPSHKAAPLHPKPPQQQPAPPLLQQQQQPTLQQPALQQPQLQPQPQSAAAAAPPPPPPPQHQLPSQILHPPQPLHQRPLSPPTLTPQGLLSSQPPQMLLEDDEEPGSTTPLNQVQLYLQQFQQTRQPQQSMQSLQAQVRQQQQQQQQQQQQQQPGPLSLLQSVQGQSLLSPQTTLPPPQIPLQITHAAPPHQAPAQQMPLHQARHMQHPQPQQQQLNYQHGPGLAGQSQGSQQQHKISMPTNKAQQILQQQQQQQQQISPRPIKAEPYNAGHMRDNPSPLMMHSPQLPQYPPVSHQSPPHIMQPKKRASGGHVVIKEEQLPPSPVVRGEPFTTAMRPDHHKHADNKPSQAGHGQKNVKSMESLRPVIRSSESSGLSSSLQEKEKFKQESKVPIAPKKDVKLKNMGSWASLAQKSTSTPLSAVKSSSDSFEQFRRAAREKEEREKALKAQAEQAEKDRQRREQDKLRGRDEEDIMEPSRRVNEEPRRRLEQQHIQAPSQQQQQQQQQQQQQQQQQQQQQQQQQQQQQQQQQQQQQQQQQQQLLQQQQQEPQPAAVQQPPQPPTPPQPAAQNPLDQQRELARRREQERRRREAMAATIDMNFQSDLMAIFEENLF, encoded by the exons ATGGGGGACGGTCTGGATGCAGCGCAGATGTCGGGCGgtggcagcagcggcagcggcagcagccagGGGCAGGCCCAGCAAATGGGCAATCCCCCGCCCCCAGAGTACATCAATCCCACCAGGCCAAAGCGCCAGACCAATCAGCTGCAGTACCTGCTCAAGGTGGTGTTGAAGGCCCTGTGGAAGCACCAGTTTGCCTGGCCCTTTCACATACCAGTTGACGCGATCAAACTTAACCTGCCT GACTACTACACAATAATCAAAACTCCCATGGACATGGGAACAATCAAGAAAAGGCTTGAGAACAGTTACTACTGGAACGCCCAAGAATGTCTCCAGGACTTCAATACGATGTTTACCAACTGCTACATATACAACAAG CCTGGCGATGACATAGTCTTAATGGCTGAGGCTCTAGAGAAGGTTTTCCTGCAAAGGATCCAAGAGATGCCTCTGGAAGAAACTGAGATTGTTGTCATGATGGGAAAAGGCCGTGGCCGTGGCCGAAGAGAAGCAG GTCTCAACTTGAAACCAGGGGCCATCATCGATTCATTGCCTACGACTCCTCAAACACGTGGTCTGTCAAATCTCCCAGCAGCGCCGCTGACCAGAGGACCAGTGCCGGGCCCGCCTTCACTACCTCCCCAGCCCTTGATGCAGATCCTGCCGTCCCACGTGCCCCCAATGTTACCCAGCCACGCGCCACAGCTTGGACTCCCCTACTCCCTGAGCCAATTGGACTGCGCTCCTCAAGGTCCCATCATGACTTCTGTGCCGCCCCCTGCTCAAACCTCCCTTCCCCCAGCATCCATCCAGAGCACTGTGCCCATGCTGCAGAACCCTATAACGATGACTAAA CAAAGAAAGAGCCAGAAAAGGAAAGCAGACACTACTACACCCACAGCAAATGACCAACTTAGTGAGTCCTCACCAGCAGAGTCCAAATCTGGGAAGACACTACCAAGGCGAGAGACTAACCGGCCTACAAAGCTGATAAAGAAGGATGTGCCGGACTCCCAGCATCACATAGGAATGGTGATGGGACTCGGTGGACCCAGTGGCGGTCTCAGCCCAAAACCACAGGATCAGCTGGGTTACTGTGCTAGTCTGGTTAGGGACATGTTGTCCAAGAAGCATGCTGCTTATGCCTGGCCGTTTTACAAACCTGTTGATGTGGATGCACTGGGACTACACGATTATCACGATATCATCAAATATCCCATGGACCTCAGCACCATCAAG GTGAAGCTGGAGAACATGCAATACCGGGAACCCCAGGAGTTTGCTGCTGACGTACGATTAATGTTTTCCAACTGCTACAAATATAATCCACCGGACCACGAGGTGGTCGGTATGGCTCGCAAGCTACAG GACGTCTTCGAGATGCGATTTGCCAAGATGCCAGATGAACCTGAGAGCAAGCCAATAGTTTCTGTCCCAGCTCCTACACTTCACCATCCGGCCCCTGTTAAGCCCCAGCCTCCTTTGGCCCACATAGCCTCATCAACAGACAGCTCCAGTGATTCCTCCTCGGAGTCTGAGTCTTCAACAGACGACTCTGAAGAGGAAAGAGCCCAGAGGTTGGCGGAGCTCCAGGATCAG TTGAAGGCTGTCCACGAGCAGCTGGCTGCCTTGTCCCAACCACAAGCCAGCAAACcaaagagaaaggagaaggagaagaaagagaagaaaaaagaaaagcataagAAGAAAGGAGGCATATCTGGCCTCCTAGACGAGATCCAGGATGCTACACCTGTTCCGCAGCTCTCGAAGAAGACAAAGActagtaacaacaacaacaaagaggttGTACCCAAGAAGAAACTTAG TAAAAAGGAAGTGATGAAAAGCAATCACCCCTCCAGCCTGCTGCCTGTACCCGGCCTGGAAGATGATCTGGGGACAGCTGGGTCATCGGCAACGGGGGAAAAATGCAAACCTATGACGTACGAGGAGAAGAGGCAGCTCAGCCTGGACATCAACAAACTTCCTGGGGACAAGCTCGGGCGTGTAGTGCATATCATCCAGTCCAGAGAGCCCTCACTCAAAAACTCAAACCCAGATGAGATTGAGATTGACTTTGAGACGCTAAAGCCCTCCACTCTGCGCGAGCTGGAGAGATACGTGTCGTCCTGCCtccgcaaaaagaaaaaggttcaaG TTGAGAAGCCTGTCGAGTCGATGGCTACCTCCAAAAAGACTGGATCGTCTTCAGAGAGCAGCGCTTCCAGCACAGACAGCGAAGCTGAGGGGACAG GAATAATAAAGCATCAAAAGAAGAAGGGCCAGTCTGTCAAGGAGGGGAAAAAGACCCATCCTCATTTACACATTCAGAGTGGCCCAGCTCATCTTGGGATACATTCCCAAATTGCAGGTCTTCAGTCCAGCATTCAGATGAAGCAGCAGCCTCAGCCGCCCCCTGGGACCCCCGGCTTTATTAATCCCCCCGTAGCTGCTCTCGAGTCTTCCCAGATACTGGAGACCAGCTTCGACTCCCTACCGCCGTTCGGCCAGCCCCTAATGCATCTATCCCATCAGGCAGGCAACTCCTCGCCCGCACCTCCACACCTCAACGCTCATTCTGCTGGGCCAGTGTCACCTGAGACTCACCCCTTCCTCAACCAACATCCGGTCCTCACGTCTCCAG CTTTGCACATTTCCATGCCGCAGCAGCCTTCTCGACCCAGTCACAAAGCAGCGCCTCTTCATCCCAAACCCCCTCAGCAACAGCCAGCACcccctctgctgcagcagcagcagcagccaaccCTGCAGCAGCCAGCGCTGCAGCAGCCGCAGCTTCAGCCGCAGCcccagtcagcagcagcagcagcacctcctcctccaccaccaccacagcacCAGCTTCCCTCTCAGATCCTCCACCCTCCTCAGCCCCTGCACCAGCGGCCCTTGTCCCCTCCAACTCTCACACCCCAGGGCTTGCTGTCCTCCCAGCCTCCCCAGATGCTGCTGGAGGATGATGAAGAGCCAGGGTCTACCACGCCTCTGAACCAAGTACAATTATACCTGCAGCAGTTCCAGCAAACCCGTCAGCCCCAGCAATCTATGCAGTCGCTCCAGGCGCAGGttcgtcagcagcagcagcaacagcaacaacaacaacaacaacaacaaccaggacCGCTCTCTCTCCTGCAGTCTGTCCAGGGCCAATCTCTACTGTCCCCTCAGACCACACTGCCCCCTCCCCAGATCCCTTTGCAGATCACTCACGCGGCCCCACCGCATCAGGCCCCGGCCCAACAGATGCCTCTTCACCAGGCCCGCCACATGCAGCATCCTCAGCCCCAGCAGCAACAACTTAACTACCAGCATGGTCCAGGACTGGCTGGTCAGTCCCAAggatcacaacaacaacacaagatATCCATGCCCACCAACAAAGCAcagcagatcctccagcagcagcagcagcagcagcagcagatctcCCCTCGCCCAATCAAGGCTGAACCCTACAACGCAG GTCACATGAGGGACAACCCATCTCCTCTCATGATGCATTCCCCACAACTTCCCCAGTATCCACCTGTCTCTCACCAGTCCCCACCTCACATCATGCAGCCCAAAAAG AGGGCCTCTGGGGGCCATGTTGTAATAAAGGAGGAGCAGCTTCCTCCATCACCCGTGGTGAGAGGAGAGCCATTTACCACTGCCATGAGACCGGACCATCATAAACATGCCGACAACAAGCCTTCtcaagcaggccatggccaaAAGA ATGTGAAGTCCATGGAAAGCTTGCGACCCGTCATCCGCTCCTCCGAATCCAGTGGACTGTCCTCGTCtctgcaggaaaaggaaaagttcaAGCAGGAGTCCAAGGTGCCCATCGCCCCCAAAAAG GATGTGAAACTGAAGAATATGGGCTCATGGGCAAGCCTGGCACAAAAGTCCACATCCACACCCTTATCTGCAGTGAAGTCATCCAGTGACAGTTTCGAGCAGTTCCGTCGCGCTGCccgggagaaagaggagagggagaaagctcTGAAGGCCCAAGCGGAGCAGGCAGAAAAAGACCGACAACGCAGAGAGCAGGACAAACTACG AGGTCGAGACGAGGAGGACATCATGGAGCCGAGCAGGAGGGTGAACGAGGAGCCGCGCAGACGTCTGGAGCAGCAACACATTCAAGCTCCTtcgcagcagcaacagcagcagcagcagcaacaacaacaacagcagcagcagcaacaacaacaacagcagcaacaacagcaacaacaacaacaacaacagcagcagcagcagcagcaacaacaacaacaacaattactacagcagcagcagcaggagccgcAGCCAGCTGCCGTTCAGCAGCCTCCTCAACCCCCAACGCCGCCTCAGCCTGCCGCACAGAACCCACTTGACCAACAGAGGGAGCTAGCACGCCGCCGGGAGCAGGAAAGGAGGAGGCGAGAAGCG atGGCGGCAACTATTGACATGAATTTCCAAAGTGACTTAATGGCTATCTTTGAGGAGAACCTATTTTGA
- the brd4 gene encoding bromodomain-containing protein 4 isoform X3, giving the protein MGDGLDAAQMSGGGSSGSGSSQGQAQQMGNPPPPEYINPTRPKRQTNQLQYLLKVVLKALWKHQFAWPFHIPVDAIKLNLPDYYTIIKTPMDMGTIKKRLENSYYWNAQECLQDFNTMFTNCYIYNKPGDDIVLMAEALEKVFLQRIQEMPLEETEIVVMMGKGRGRGRREAGLNLKPGAIIDSLPTTPQTRGLSNLPAAPLTRGPVPGPPSLPPQPLMQILPSHVPPMLPSHAPQLGLPYSLSQLDCAPQGPIMTSVPPPAQTSLPPASIQSTVPMLQNPITMTKQRKSQKRKADTTTPTANDQLSESSPAESKSGKTLPRRETNRPTKLIKKDVPDSQHHIGMVMGLGGPSGGLSPKPQDQLGYCASLVRDMLSKKHAAYAWPFYKPVDVDALGLHDYHDIIKYPMDLSTIKVKLENMQYREPQEFAADVRLMFSNCYKYNPPDHEVVGMARKLQDVFEMRFAKMPDEPESKPIVSVPAPTLHHPAPVKPQPPLAHIASSTDSSSDSSSESESSTDDSEEERAQRLAELQDQLKAVHEQLAALSQPQASKPKRKEKEKKEKKKEKHKKKGGISGLLDEIQDATPVPQLSKKTKTSNNNNKEVVPKKKLSKKEVMKSNHPSSLLPVPGLEDDLGTAGSSATGEKCKPMTYEEKRQLSLDINKLPGDKLGRVVHIIQSREPSLKNSNPDEIEIDFETLKPSTLRELERYVSSCLRKKKKVQVEKPVESMATSKKTGSSSESSASSTDSEAEGTGIIKHQKKKGQSVKEGKKTHPHLHIQSGPAHLGIHSQIAGLQSSIQMKQQPQPPPGTPGFINPPVAALESSQILETSFDSLPPFGQPLMHLSHQAGNSSPAPPHLNAHSAGPVSPETHPFLNQHPVLTSPALHISMPQQPSRPSHKAAPLHPKPPQQQPAPPLLQQQQQPTLQQPALQQPQLQPQPQSAAAAAPPPPPPPQHQLPSQILHPPQPLHQRPLSPPTLTPQGLLSSQPPQMLLEDDEEPGSTTPLNQVQLYLQQFQQTRQPQQSMQSLQAQVRQQQQQQQQQQQQQQPGPLSLLQSVQGQSLLSPQTTLPPPQIPLQITHAAPPHQAPAQQMPLHQARHMQHPQPQQQQLNYQHGPGLAGQSQGSQQQHKISMPTNKAQQILQQQQQQQQQISPRPIKAEPYNAGHMRDNPSPLMMHSPQLPQYPPVSHQSPPHIMQPKKRASGGHVVIKEEQLPPSPVVRGEPFTTAMRPDHHKHADNKPSQAGHGQKNVKSMESLRPVIRSSESSGLSSSLQEKEKFKQESKVPIAPKKVQDVKLKNMGSWASLAQKSTSTPLSAVKSSSDSFEQFRRAAREKEEREKALKAQAEQAEKDRQRREQDKLRGRDEEDIMEPSRRVNEEPRRRLEQQHIQAPSQQQQQQQQQQQQQQQQQQQQQQQQQQQQQQQQQQQQQQQQQQQLLQQQQQEPQPAAVQQPPQPPTPPQPAAQNPLDQQRELARRREQERRRREAMAATIDMNFQSDLMAIFEENLF; this is encoded by the exons ATGGGGGACGGTCTGGATGCAGCGCAGATGTCGGGCGgtggcagcagcggcagcggcagcagccagGGGCAGGCCCAGCAAATGGGCAATCCCCCGCCCCCAGAGTACATCAATCCCACCAGGCCAAAGCGCCAGACCAATCAGCTGCAGTACCTGCTCAAGGTGGTGTTGAAGGCCCTGTGGAAGCACCAGTTTGCCTGGCCCTTTCACATACCAGTTGACGCGATCAAACTTAACCTGCCT GACTACTACACAATAATCAAAACTCCCATGGACATGGGAACAATCAAGAAAAGGCTTGAGAACAGTTACTACTGGAACGCCCAAGAATGTCTCCAGGACTTCAATACGATGTTTACCAACTGCTACATATACAACAAG CCTGGCGATGACATAGTCTTAATGGCTGAGGCTCTAGAGAAGGTTTTCCTGCAAAGGATCCAAGAGATGCCTCTGGAAGAAACTGAGATTGTTGTCATGATGGGAAAAGGCCGTGGCCGTGGCCGAAGAGAAGCAG GTCTCAACTTGAAACCAGGGGCCATCATCGATTCATTGCCTACGACTCCTCAAACACGTGGTCTGTCAAATCTCCCAGCAGCGCCGCTGACCAGAGGACCAGTGCCGGGCCCGCCTTCACTACCTCCCCAGCCCTTGATGCAGATCCTGCCGTCCCACGTGCCCCCAATGTTACCCAGCCACGCGCCACAGCTTGGACTCCCCTACTCCCTGAGCCAATTGGACTGCGCTCCTCAAGGTCCCATCATGACTTCTGTGCCGCCCCCTGCTCAAACCTCCCTTCCCCCAGCATCCATCCAGAGCACTGTGCCCATGCTGCAGAACCCTATAACGATGACTAAA CAAAGAAAGAGCCAGAAAAGGAAAGCAGACACTACTACACCCACAGCAAATGACCAACTTAGTGAGTCCTCACCAGCAGAGTCCAAATCTGGGAAGACACTACCAAGGCGAGAGACTAACCGGCCTACAAAGCTGATAAAGAAGGATGTGCCGGACTCCCAGCATCACATAGGAATGGTGATGGGACTCGGTGGACCCAGTGGCGGTCTCAGCCCAAAACCACAGGATCAGCTGGGTTACTGTGCTAGTCTGGTTAGGGACATGTTGTCCAAGAAGCATGCTGCTTATGCCTGGCCGTTTTACAAACCTGTTGATGTGGATGCACTGGGACTACACGATTATCACGATATCATCAAATATCCCATGGACCTCAGCACCATCAAG GTGAAGCTGGAGAACATGCAATACCGGGAACCCCAGGAGTTTGCTGCTGACGTACGATTAATGTTTTCCAACTGCTACAAATATAATCCACCGGACCACGAGGTGGTCGGTATGGCTCGCAAGCTACAG GACGTCTTCGAGATGCGATTTGCCAAGATGCCAGATGAACCTGAGAGCAAGCCAATAGTTTCTGTCCCAGCTCCTACACTTCACCATCCGGCCCCTGTTAAGCCCCAGCCTCCTTTGGCCCACATAGCCTCATCAACAGACAGCTCCAGTGATTCCTCCTCGGAGTCTGAGTCTTCAACAGACGACTCTGAAGAGGAAAGAGCCCAGAGGTTGGCGGAGCTCCAGGATCAG TTGAAGGCTGTCCACGAGCAGCTGGCTGCCTTGTCCCAACCACAAGCCAGCAAACcaaagagaaaggagaaggagaagaaagagaagaaaaaagaaaagcataagAAGAAAGGAGGCATATCTGGCCTCCTAGACGAGATCCAGGATGCTACACCTGTTCCGCAGCTCTCGAAGAAGACAAAGActagtaacaacaacaacaaagaggttGTACCCAAGAAGAAACTTAG TAAAAAGGAAGTGATGAAAAGCAATCACCCCTCCAGCCTGCTGCCTGTACCCGGCCTGGAAGATGATCTGGGGACAGCTGGGTCATCGGCAACGGGGGAAAAATGCAAACCTATGACGTACGAGGAGAAGAGGCAGCTCAGCCTGGACATCAACAAACTTCCTGGGGACAAGCTCGGGCGTGTAGTGCATATCATCCAGTCCAGAGAGCCCTCACTCAAAAACTCAAACCCAGATGAGATTGAGATTGACTTTGAGACGCTAAAGCCCTCCACTCTGCGCGAGCTGGAGAGATACGTGTCGTCCTGCCtccgcaaaaagaaaaaggttcaaG TTGAGAAGCCTGTCGAGTCGATGGCTACCTCCAAAAAGACTGGATCGTCTTCAGAGAGCAGCGCTTCCAGCACAGACAGCGAAGCTGAGGGGACAG GAATAATAAAGCATCAAAAGAAGAAGGGCCAGTCTGTCAAGGAGGGGAAAAAGACCCATCCTCATTTACACATTCAGAGTGGCCCAGCTCATCTTGGGATACATTCCCAAATTGCAGGTCTTCAGTCCAGCATTCAGATGAAGCAGCAGCCTCAGCCGCCCCCTGGGACCCCCGGCTTTATTAATCCCCCCGTAGCTGCTCTCGAGTCTTCCCAGATACTGGAGACCAGCTTCGACTCCCTACCGCCGTTCGGCCAGCCCCTAATGCATCTATCCCATCAGGCAGGCAACTCCTCGCCCGCACCTCCACACCTCAACGCTCATTCTGCTGGGCCAGTGTCACCTGAGACTCACCCCTTCCTCAACCAACATCCGGTCCTCACGTCTCCAG CTTTGCACATTTCCATGCCGCAGCAGCCTTCTCGACCCAGTCACAAAGCAGCGCCTCTTCATCCCAAACCCCCTCAGCAACAGCCAGCACcccctctgctgcagcagcagcagcagccaaccCTGCAGCAGCCAGCGCTGCAGCAGCCGCAGCTTCAGCCGCAGCcccagtcagcagcagcagcagcacctcctcctccaccaccaccacagcacCAGCTTCCCTCTCAGATCCTCCACCCTCCTCAGCCCCTGCACCAGCGGCCCTTGTCCCCTCCAACTCTCACACCCCAGGGCTTGCTGTCCTCCCAGCCTCCCCAGATGCTGCTGGAGGATGATGAAGAGCCAGGGTCTACCACGCCTCTGAACCAAGTACAATTATACCTGCAGCAGTTCCAGCAAACCCGTCAGCCCCAGCAATCTATGCAGTCGCTCCAGGCGCAGGttcgtcagcagcagcagcaacagcaacaacaacaacaacaacaacaaccaggacCGCTCTCTCTCCTGCAGTCTGTCCAGGGCCAATCTCTACTGTCCCCTCAGACCACACTGCCCCCTCCCCAGATCCCTTTGCAGATCACTCACGCGGCCCCACCGCATCAGGCCCCGGCCCAACAGATGCCTCTTCACCAGGCCCGCCACATGCAGCATCCTCAGCCCCAGCAGCAACAACTTAACTACCAGCATGGTCCAGGACTGGCTGGTCAGTCCCAAggatcacaacaacaacacaagatATCCATGCCCACCAACAAAGCAcagcagatcctccagcagcagcagcagcagcagcagcagatctcCCCTCGCCCAATCAAGGCTGAACCCTACAACGCAG GTCACATGAGGGACAACCCATCTCCTCTCATGATGCATTCCCCACAACTTCCCCAGTATCCACCTGTCTCTCACCAGTCCCCACCTCACATCATGCAGCCCAAAAAG AGGGCCTCTGGGGGCCATGTTGTAATAAAGGAGGAGCAGCTTCCTCCATCACCCGTGGTGAGAGGAGAGCCATTTACCACTGCCATGAGACCGGACCATCATAAACATGCCGACAACAAGCCTTCtcaagcaggccatggccaaAAGA ATGTGAAGTCCATGGAAAGCTTGCGACCCGTCATCCGCTCCTCCGAATCCAGTGGACTGTCCTCGTCtctgcaggaaaaggaaaagttcaAGCAGGAGTCCAAGGTGCCCATCGCCCCCAAAAAGGTACAG GATGTGAAACTGAAGAATATGGGCTCATGGGCAAGCCTGGCACAAAAGTCCACATCCACACCCTTATCTGCAGTGAAGTCATCCAGTGACAGTTTCGAGCAGTTCCGTCGCGCTGCccgggagaaagaggagagggagaaagctcTGAAGGCCCAAGCGGAGCAGGCAGAAAAAGACCGACAACGCAGAGAGCAGGACAAACTACG AGGTCGAGACGAGGAGGACATCATGGAGCCGAGCAGGAGGGTGAACGAGGAGCCGCGCAGACGTCTGGAGCAGCAACACATTCAAGCTCCTtcgcagcagcaacagcagcagcagcagcaacaacaacaacagcagcagcagcaacaacaacaacagcagcaacaacagcaacaacaacaacaacaacagcagcagcagcagcagcaacaacaacaacaacaattactacagcagcagcagcaggagccgcAGCCAGCTGCCGTTCAGCAGCCTCCTCAACCCCCAACGCCGCCTCAGCCTGCCGCACAGAACCCACTTGACCAACAGAGGGAGCTAGCACGCCGCCGGGAGCAGGAAAGGAGGAGGCGAGAAGCG atGGCGGCAACTATTGACATGAATTTCCAAAGTGACTTAATGGCTATCTTTGAGGAGAACCTATTTTGA